In Arcanobacterium canis, the sequence ATCCCGGCGGGGTCGGGCCAATGACTCGCGCAATGTTGCTTGCAAATGTTGTTGACGCCAAAGAGAGGACAGCATGAAGATCACCACCGTCAACGTTAACGGGATCCGAGCTGCCTACCGTAAGGGGATGGGGCAGTGGTTGTCGGATACTGCACCCGATGTTCTCCTGTGCCAAGAAACCCGTGCTCCTGGAGACATCATCACTGAGCTCATTGGCGAGGACTATCAAGTCTTCCCTCATGAGTGCCAGATCAAAGGCCGAGCCGGGGTCGCGGTCGCGGTGCGTCACGGCATTGAGGTCGGTCAGGTGCGCACCGGCGTCGTCGATGATGAAGTGCCAGTTGATACTGGGCGGTGGTTGGAAGTGGACTTGCCTGAACGTGGCCTGACAGTGGTGAGCGCGTACTTGCACTCAGGTAAGGCAGACGATGAGACGAAAATGGCGGCCAAATATGCACATCTCGATAAGGTCAGTGAGCGCCTCGGGGCAATGACAGGCGAATTCGTGGTGTGTGGTGATTTCAATATCGTTCATACCGAAGGCGACATCACTAATTGGAAATCGAATCACAATAAAACCTCGGGTGTTTTGGATCCGGAGATTGCCTATCTCGATCGGTGGTTTGGCAACGGTTTTGTGGATGTTCAGCGCCACCTCGATCCAGATTCTCAAGGCCCGTATACGTGGTGGTCACAGCGCGGCAAAGCTTTTGACAACAATGTCGGCTGGCGCATTGATTACCAAATGGCGACACCTACACTCGCAGCACGAGCACGCACATACACTATTGACCGCGCAGCCTCTTACGATGCGCGTTGGTCCGACCATGCAGCATTGACGGTGATTTACGATGAGCAATAAGACACAGGTTGCTGACTCTCACGCATCAGCCCCAACGCAGACGACTAGCCTCATGGACAAACTCTGGGCGGTCATCGACTGGGTAATGAACCTCCGTCCGGTTCGAGCAAACACACGCTATGGTTATCAGCGCGGGTGGCTTTTATCAGGTGGTATCGCGTATTCGGCGCTTTTCGCACTCGGTGGCGCGCTGACCATTGGTCTGACGATTTTTTCCTATACGCTCGGACAAAATCCGTCACTTATGGCTCGTCTTGAATCTGGTATTAACTCTGCTCTTCCCGGGATTTTGAAAACCCAAGATCACCCCAACGGATTAGTGGCGGCGAAAGATTTAGTTGTGGACAACCCCTTCAACTTCGTCACTTTGACTGCTTTGTTCATCATGCTGTGGTCCACTCTTTCTCTTATGGGATCCTTGCGGACATCGATCCAAGCGATGTTCGGACTGTCTGCCCTTCCTCGGACCTTCATCGTGACTAAAGCAATTGACCTTGCCGGGATTGTCACGCTCGCTGTGGGATTAGTGGCAGGCATTCTGCTCGTTTCGGGAGCCACGCAGTTCTCGACGATTGTCTTCGATGCATTAGGAATTTCAGGTTCTGTCGCTCAAGGCATCCTTCAGGTGGGTTCGCTTGTGTTGGCTGGGGTAGCTGATATGGCAGTATTTGCCTTTCTCATCCGCGTTGTTGCTGGCGCGCGCGTGCCGGCAAAAGATCTCCTCATCGGCACATCGGTCG encodes:
- a CDS encoding exodeoxyribonuclease III; this encodes MKITTVNVNGIRAAYRKGMGQWLSDTAPDVLLCQETRAPGDIITELIGEDYQVFPHECQIKGRAGVAVAVRHGIEVGQVRTGVVDDEVPVDTGRWLEVDLPERGLTVVSAYLHSGKADDETKMAAKYAHLDKVSERLGAMTGEFVVCGDFNIVHTEGDITNWKSNHNKTSGVLDPEIAYLDRWFGNGFVDVQRHLDPDSQGPYTWWSQRGKAFDNNVGWRIDYQMATPTLAARARTYTIDRAASYDARWSDHAALTVIYDEQ
- a CDS encoding YihY/virulence factor BrkB family protein produces the protein MSNKTQVADSHASAPTQTTSLMDKLWAVIDWVMNLRPVRANTRYGYQRGWLLSGGIAYSALFALGGALTIGLTIFSYTLGQNPSLMARLESGINSALPGILKTQDHPNGLVAAKDLVVDNPFNFVTLTALFIMLWSTLSLMGSLRTSIQAMFGLSALPRTFIVTKAIDLAGIVTLAVGLVAGILLVSGATQFSTIVFDALGISGSVAQGILQVGSLVLAGVADMAVFAFLIRVVAGARVPAKDLLIGTSVGALASSLIRVLGTAAVGSVANNPILAPFAALATVMLWVNLVARITLLAAAVCANPPKPLDVTEENYAHLADTPNYVTLSAPQTQDWEHDSVTGVVMPLKETAIEDIPRWEGWRAERKRKALLRAKEQLAEANYAYENAKQEYENGARAQYAKRTHYSTLGAAS